The region ACGATCATCGTCTAAACTGATATTAAGCTCGTAACGAATACAGCCTAACTCACGACGAGTCACCGGAATTAATGTCGCTAACGCTTCAACCAGTAAATCCCGCTTACCTTCTTTAGCCACGAACTGAGCCACGCATACGATGCGAGTATTGTTGATTATAAAATCTGACATTATCTTTCCTTAATTCTGAGTTATATAAACTATATCGAAAAATGAATTAACGATGAAAACTACAATAGCTAATCGCTAATTTTCTTGTAAAGTAAGTAGCATATCAATATGTGGAATACCGTCTTCAAGATACATTTCAGAGCTTTGAGTAAAACCTTGTTGCTGATAAAAATCACTCAAATGTTGCTGTGCACCAATCTGAATGTTTTGCGTTGGCCAACTCTCTTTTACCACATTAATTGAGCGCATCATTAAGTCATGTGCAACACCATTACCACGGCCCTTTTCAGCTACGATCACTCGACCAATACTGGCTTCATCGTAACTCACACCCGCTGCTAATATTCGTGTATAAGCAATGATTTCACCTTGCTCAGTAACACCTAATAAATGCTTAGTCAGTGGCAATCTATCTTTGTCATCAAGTTCTGGATAAGGGCAATTTTGCTCCACCACAAAGACATCGACTCTGAGTTTTAATAGCTCATACAATTCATCAAGGCTGAGTTCATTGAAGCTCAATAACTTCCACTGTATTGAATTTAGTAATGACATAACTACCCACGAAAAAATGATATCTATTGCGGCAGTCTAGCATGATTAAATCGTCTGTAATGCCTGAATTTTAGGCAAAAAAATACCGAGCATTAGCTCGGTATTTATTCGGTTAAATTAGCTCAATTTAGAACACGTATTTAACGCCAACTTTTAACTGCCAAGCTGACTTATTGATGTCATAGTCATTGTGATTATCAGTGATGATATCGTCTTGTCCATATGGTACTGAGTAAGTATAAACTCCGGTATCAGGGTTATAGTCATGATCAACTAATTTTTGATTACCATAGTTTTGGGTTTCTACTCTGCCCCAATCATCGTTAACTAAATTAAGTACGTTTTTAACGTCAAAGTATAAAATACCTTTATGCTTCTCTGTGAAACCAGGTAGCTCTTGCGTAAATCTGAAATCTAATTGATGAATCCAAGGTTGATTGTCAGTGCCCTTTGGTGCGATACCACCTGCATATTCACTTAAACCAATCTCATCTATTGCAGATTTAAACTCTTCATAAGTTAAACCGTAAGCATATTCCACATTCGCGTCATCAGCTCCCGTTGGGATATACGGCAAGTAATATGAAGAATTAGCTAAATCGCTTTGATCCCCGAAGCCACCGTCTCTATAAGAGCCTAGTGTCCA is a window of Shewanella donghaensis DNA encoding:
- a CDS encoding putative quinol monooxygenase; this translates as MSDFIINNTRIVCVAQFVAKEGKRDLLVEALATLIPVTRRELGCIRYELNISLDDDRKVAFVEKFADRAMFDQHNATDYIQNYFHNVMPGLVESHHVEVFNEVIA
- a CDS encoding GNAT family N-acetyltransferase, which encodes MSLLNSIQWKLLSFNELSLDELYELLKLRVDVFVVEQNCPYPELDDKDRLPLTKHLLGVTEQGEIIAYTRILAAGVSYDEASIGRVIVAEKGRGNGVAHDLMMRSINVVKESWPTQNIQIGAQQHLSDFYQQQGFTQSSEMYLEDGIPHIDMLLTLQEN